A region of the Methylobacterium nodulans ORS 2060 genome:
ACCATGTTGCCGTAACCGCCCGCATAATCCGCCGAGACCACCGTGCCGGCCGCCGCCGCGCGGGCCGGTGCGCCGTACTCCGCCTTCAGATCGACGCCCGTGTGGAGGGCAAGCCCCCGGGTGAACGGATCGACCCGGTAGCCGTACTGGCTCGACAGGCCGGCATCGCCGACGATCGGGCGGGTCAGCGGCAGGCCCCTCACGATCCGCCGCAAGTCGTCGCGCTCGCCGACGCTGCGCTGCGCCTGCACCAGCAGCGTCTCGAACGCTCCCGCGCCGACCGGCACGAGCGGGCCGCCGAGGCCGGCGGAACGCGGCGGGGCGAATCGGCCGGGATCGAGGCCGAGATCGGCCACGACCCGGCGCAGCCGCACGGCCTCGCTGCGGCTGCTCTGCAGGATCCGGTCGAGCGCGAGGCTCTGCTGGGCCGCGACCGCGTCGAGGGAGGCTTCGAGGCCGGCGACGCGCAGGGGCAGGCTCAGGCCCGGAGCCGGGGTCGCGGCCGGATCCGGGAGCTCGCTGCGCAGGCCCAACGCCTCGGGCGTCGGCACCGGCTTCTGCCGGGCCGTGCGGCCGGGGAGGGCGCCCGTGGAGGCGGCGGAATCGCGGGCCGCGTCGGCCGCCGGCTCGGTCAGGCCCAGCAGCATCGCCTGCCGGTTCTCCAGGGCGACCTGCCGGCTCGCCAGCTCGGCGATGCGGGTCTCGACGCCATCCTGTTCCAGGAGCTTCTGGGTCGCCACCCGGTCGAGGCGGGCACGCAGGGCGCTCACCCGCTCCTCGTAGGCGTATTGCAGCGCGCTCTGGCGGGTCATGAACCGCGCGAGCGCGTCGTCGTGGAAGACGATGAACCACGTGGCGGCGCTCGCCCACACGGCCAGCAGGGCGAAGAGCGCACCCGCCGCCGCGGCGGTCCGCCGCCGGACCACCCAGACCTCCGGCTCCGCGGCCGGGACGGGACGAGGCGAGGAACCGGATCGGGGGAGAGGTGAGGACATCGGGGATTCCGAAGATATGCCCCCGAATTGAATTCCTTAAGGTTAAGGAACCGCGAAAATTCCGGCGCCGCGCGCCGCCCCCGTTCACGGCGGGACGCACCGAAGCCGGGCGGCGCGCTCCGATCCGGGGCGGCGCGGATCCAGGCAGCCCAATAGAACCTGACGTAGGTGGAAGCCGCCCCGCTCCTCATGCTGAGGTGGCCGGCGAAAGCCAGCCCTCTGGCCGGCATCAGCCGGCAGGCACCCCGGACCGGTGCTCCCATCCGCCAGAGCCTCGGACCAGCGGTCAGGCGTGCTTCGAGGCAGCCTGCGCGATCTACGATCGCCAGTGCGATCTGCGATCGCCCGCGCCTCAGCAAGAGGACGGTTGAGGGTGCCATCGGAGGGGCGCTCGGTCAGCCGCGGTTCCATCCGCCAGGGGCGGCCCGGCTGGCAGTGAACCGATGCGACAGGGCCTTGCGCTACAGGGCCTTGGCCGCCTTCAGCACCGCCTCGGCATGGCCCGGCACCTTCACCTTCGGCCAGACCTCCGCGATTCGGCCGTCGCGGTCGATCAGCACGGTGGTGCGCTCCACCCCCATGTATTTCCGGCCATACATGCTCTTCTCGACCCAGACGCCGTAGGCCTGAAGCATCGCCTTCTCCTCGTCGGAGGCGAGCGGGAAGCCGAGCCCGTACTTGTCGCGGAACTTGTCGTGGCTCTTCATCGGATCGGGCGAGACCCCGATCACCACCGTGTCGGCGGCCGCGAAGGCGTCCCGCAGATCGTTGAAGGCCTTCGCCTCCAGGGTGCAGCCGCTCGTGTTGTCCTTCGGGTAGAAGTAGAGCACGGCCTTGCGGCCCTTGAGGCAGGTGAGGCTGATCGTCTCGCCGCCGGTGGCCGGCAGGGAGAAATCGGGGGCGGGATCGCCAGGATTCAGGGGCATCGTGCCTTCCTTTCGGCCGAATGATGGTGTGCCTCATTGCCGAGGCCGCCGCGACGGCCCGGGGGGAGGAACAGCCGTGGAGGCGCACAGCGTCCGAGGCGGGCTGCCACGGGACGTCCGGCATGCGGACACACGATTAATCGCAGGTAACCGGACGGAGAAGACACTGGGCGGACAAGTCCCGCAGGCCCCTCTCCCGGCGATGACAGGCATGGATCAGGCTCCTCCCCCTCGCCGCGCACCGCTGCGCGTGGCGCCCGGCCCGGCCCGGCGGCGATCGGTCGTGCAGCGATGCGTGCGGGGGGTGCTCCTCCTGAAGCTCGCCGTCGCGCTGCTGCTCGGCCTCGGCTGCGGCCTCGCTTACCTGCGCCTGTCGAGCGGGCCGATGAGCTTCGCCTGGCTGGAGCCCCGCCTCGCCGCCGCCATCGCCGGGCGGCTCGGCCCGGGCTGGACCGTCGACCTGCGCGACAGCGCCATCGAGATCGACCGCGAGGGGGCGCTCGCGCTGCGCACCACCGGGCTCGACATCCGCAACCCGGAAGGCGCGCTCGTCGTGCGCGCGCCGCTCGCCCTGGTCAGCATCGATCTCGCCCCGCTGCTCGGCCTGACGATCCAGCCGCGCTCGGTGGAGTTCCGCGACCTGCAATTGCGGGCCGTCGTCCATCGGGACGGCTCCATCGCGGCCTCGGCGGATCCCTCGGATGCGCAGCCGACCACCCCGCCCGGCGTGGACGCCGCCCGCGGCACCGTCTCGCCGCTCTCGGCCACGATGGCCTCGATCCTGAGCCTCGTCCTCGATCCGGCCGGCGTGATCGGCTCCCTCGACCGTGCCCGCCTGACCAATGCCCGCCTCACCCTGACGGACGACAGCGGCACCGAGCGCGCGGTGTTTCCCCGCGTCGACGGGATCTTCACCCGCGACGCGGTGCGCGACGCCAAGGTGTTCGAGATGCGCATCATGGGACCGCACGGCCCCTGGCGCTTCGGCGGGGATGTGGAACGGGCGGCGGGAAACATCCGGCGCGGCGTTCTCACCCTCGATGACCTCCCGGTCACCGACCTGCTGCTCCTCTCCGGCCAGTCGCGCCTGCCGCTGACCACCGACGTGAAGCTGTCGGGCCGGGCCGCGGTGGCGATGCACGGCGCGCGCCTCGACACCATGTCCCTCTCGCTGACCTCGAGCGAGGGCACCCTCCTCATCGAGGAGAAGGACTTCAATCCGGTGACCATCGAGGGCGTCTCGGTCGAAGCGAGCTGGGACGAGGCCCGGCGCGCGCTCAAGCTCGACGCGCTGGACTACCGCGGCGCCGGCAACGCCGTGCGGCTCGCGGGCGAGTGGGTCGCCGGAGCGGCGGGGGCCGATCCGGCCTGGACGGCAACGCTCGCGGGCCGCGACGCGGTGCTGCGGGGCGCCGTCGACGGCGACGCCCCGATCCGGATCGACAGCATCGAGGCGACGCTCTCGGGCCGGGACGACGGCGTCGCCATCGAGCGCTTCGCCCTGTCGGGACCGACGGCGAGCGGCACCATCACCGGGACATTGGGCACCCACGCCGACGAGGGCGGCCTCACCCTGCACATCCTGGCCGACCGGGCCGAGGGGCGCACCGCCCTGCGGCTCTGGCCCGAGCACATCGCGCCGCCGATCCGCACCTACCTGGTCGACAACCTGCGCGGCGGGCATCTCGACAGCCTCGACATCACCGTCGACATGACGCAGGCGGAATTCGCCGCGGCCACCCGCGGCGACCCGGTGCCGGACAAGGCGGTGCGGATCGCCTTCGCGGTCAGCGACGGGAGCCTGGTGATCTCGCCGGAGGCGCCACCGCTCACCCGCGGGCGCGTCTCCGGGCTGGTGACCGGGCGCAACACCACGATCCGCGGCGCCACGGCCGAGATCCGGATGCCGGACGGGCGGGCGCTCACCCTCCAGGACGGATCCTTCGTCATCAAGGATGCGGTGCCCAGGGACGTGACGGCCCAGATCGGCCTGCGCCTGACCGGCGGCACGGACGCGCTCGCCTCGCTCCTCCAGGCGAAGCTGTTCCGCGGCCTCACCGGCGCCGAGATCGATCCGGCCACGACCCGCGGCCAGGCGGATCTGCGGATCGACTTTCCGTTGAGCCTCAACGCGGTGCCGGAGATCGCGGACCTGCCGGTGGTGATGTCCGGCAGCTTCAGCGACGTCTCGGTGGACCGGCTCGTCGGCAAGGACCGGCTGGAGAACGGCCGCTTCAGCCTCGCCTACGACCGTAGCGGCTTCTCGATGAAGGGCGAGGCCAGGCTCTCGGGCGCGCCGATGAGCGTCGACCTGCATCAGCCGAAGCCGGGCGCGCCGGGCGAGGCCGTGGTGGCGCTCACCCTGGACGAGGCGGCCCGGGCGCGCCGGGGCCTGCCCGTCGCGCCGGCGCTCGCCGGCCCGGTGCCGGCGCGCTTCGTGGTGCCGATCGGCCGCCCCGGCAAGACGACCGCCCGGGTCGAGGCCGACCTCACCCGGGCCTCGATCGACGGGCTCGTGCCCGGCTGGACCAAGGCTGCGGGCAAGCCCGGCCGGCTCACCTTCGCGCTCACCGATACGGGCAACGGCACGGAACTGAAGGACCTCGCCCTCGAGGCGGGCAGCGTGGCGGCCAAGGGCAGCGCCGTGATCTCGGCCGAGGGCGGCCTGGAGCGCGCGGAGTTCACGAGCCTCAAGCTCTCGCCCGGCGACGACGTGCGCGGCCAGCTGGAGCGCAGCGGCGGCGTCTACAAGGTGATGCTGAAGGGCGGGGTCGCGGATGCGCGGCCCTTCCTGCGCGCGCTCTCCGCCCCCGCCAGGAAGGGCGGCAAGGAGGCGGCCTCCCGGGACGTCGATGCGGATCTGAGCTTCGCCATCCTCACGGGCTTCAACGACGAGGCGCTGACGAACGCGACTCTCAAGCTCTCCTTACGCGGCGACGACCTGCGGCAGGCCCGCATCCAGGGACGCCTGCGGGGGGCCTCGGTCCGCGTCGAGGTGGGACGGGGCGAGCGGGGCGGCACGCCGGTCCTCACGGCCGAGTCCACCGATGCGGGCGCGGTGCTGCGCTTCCTCGACATCTACCGGCGCATGCAGGGCGGCCGGCTCTCTCTCCAAACCACCATGAATGACGGGCCGCAGGCGGGCGCCGTGCAGATCCGCTCCTTCACCCTGCGCGACGAGCCGGCGCTCGGCCGCATCATGGCGCAGGGCGAGCCCGCCCCGGAGGACCGGGGCGGCCGCTCGCCCGGGCGGCGGCCGGAGGCGAACGACGTGGGCTTCGACCGGCTCACCGCGGAATTCGTGCGCACGGGCACCCGGATCGACTTCTCGGACGCGGCCATCTCGGGTCCGGCCATGGGCTTCACGCTGGGCGGCTGGCTCGATACCGGCCGCAACGCCACCGACATCCGCGGCACCTTCGTGCCGCTCTACGGGCTCAACAACGTCTTCTCGCAGGTGCCGATCGTCGGCCCGCTGCTCGGCGGCGGCCACAACGAGGGCCTGTTCGGCATCAACTTCTCGGTGACGGGCCCGATGAGCGCGCCGAACGTCGCCGTGAACCCGCTCTCGGCCATCGCGCCGGGCTTCCTGCGCAAGCTGTTCGGGGCGGGCGGCGATCCCTCCGCGGCGGCCGCGCCGCGGCTCAATCCCTGACCGGGCGCCTCACGGCCGGAAGCCTCCCGGGCGGCGCTCCGGCCCGCGAGCGGCGCTCACCGGGTGATCCGCTTCGGCGCGATCGGGTCGCTCGCCGGAAAGGTCTCCTCCACGGCCTCGTCGAGAAGCTGCTCCTGACGCGCCTTCAGATCCTCGCCCGGCCGGCGCGGGCCGGGGGCGGATTCGGCCGCCCGGTCGGCAAGGCACTGGCCGCTGATGCGCTCCTCGGATTCGGGCCGGACCTCCGGGCCGGGTGTCGCGGATTGGGTCATGGCATCCTCCGGGTTGCTCTCGCCCTCACCAACTCGGAGCGGGGCCGATCGTTCGCCGGACCGGCGCTCCCGCGGGCGGGTGTGGAGACCCGCACCGCCGCCCTCCCGGGAGGAGGGCCTTCGGCGTGTCACGCTCCGGCGGCGAGGATCGCGTCCCGGGCCGCCCGGTCGGGCAGGGCATCGAACACGCCGGGCCGGGCGACCACGCAGGCGCCGCAGGCGGCGGCCT
Encoded here:
- a CDS encoding M23 family metallopeptidase, which codes for MVRRRTAAAAGALFALLAVWASAATWFIVFHDDALARFMTRQSALQYAYEERVSALRARLDRVATQKLLEQDGVETRIAELASRQVALENRQAMLLGLTEPAADAARDSAASTGALPGRTARQKPVPTPEALGLRSELPDPAATPAPGLSLPLRVAGLEASLDAVAAQQSLALDRILQSSRSEAVRLRRVVADLGLDPGRFAPPRSAGLGGPLVPVGAGAFETLLVQAQRSVGERDDLRRIVRGLPLTRPIVGDAGLSSQYGYRVDPFTRGLALHTGVDLKAEYGAPARAAAAGTVVSADYAGGYGNMVEIDHGHGIATRYAHLSAFAVSPGQTVEAGQIIGRVGSTGRSTAPHLHYETRIDGEPVDPQRFLRAGAWALAAR
- a CDS encoding peroxiredoxin, whose protein sequence is MPLNPGDPAPDFSLPATGGETISLTCLKGRKAVLYFYPKDNTSGCTLEAKAFNDLRDAFAAADTVVIGVSPDPMKSHDKFRDKYGLGFPLASDEEKAMLQAYGVWVEKSMYGRKYMGVERTTVLIDRDGRIAEVWPKVKVPGHAEAVLKAAKAL
- a CDS encoding DUF3971 domain-containing protein, encoding MDQAPPPRRAPLRVAPGPARRRSVVQRCVRGVLLLKLAVALLLGLGCGLAYLRLSSGPMSFAWLEPRLAAAIAGRLGPGWTVDLRDSAIEIDREGALALRTTGLDIRNPEGALVVRAPLALVSIDLAPLLGLTIQPRSVEFRDLQLRAVVHRDGSIAASADPSDAQPTTPPGVDAARGTVSPLSATMASILSLVLDPAGVIGSLDRARLTNARLTLTDDSGTERAVFPRVDGIFTRDAVRDAKVFEMRIMGPHGPWRFGGDVERAAGNIRRGVLTLDDLPVTDLLLLSGQSRLPLTTDVKLSGRAAVAMHGARLDTMSLSLTSSEGTLLIEEKDFNPVTIEGVSVEASWDEARRALKLDALDYRGAGNAVRLAGEWVAGAAGADPAWTATLAGRDAVLRGAVDGDAPIRIDSIEATLSGRDDGVAIERFALSGPTASGTITGTLGTHADEGGLTLHILADRAEGRTALRLWPEHIAPPIRTYLVDNLRGGHLDSLDITVDMTQAEFAAATRGDPVPDKAVRIAFAVSDGSLVISPEAPPLTRGRVSGLVTGRNTTIRGATAEIRMPDGRALTLQDGSFVIKDAVPRDVTAQIGLRLTGGTDALASLLQAKLFRGLTGAEIDPATTRGQADLRIDFPLSLNAVPEIADLPVVMSGSFSDVSVDRLVGKDRLENGRFSLAYDRSGFSMKGEARLSGAPMSVDLHQPKPGAPGEAVVALTLDEAARARRGLPVAPALAGPVPARFVVPIGRPGKTTARVEADLTRASIDGLVPGWTKAAGKPGRLTFALTDTGNGTELKDLALEAGSVAAKGSAVISAEGGLERAEFTSLKLSPGDDVRGQLERSGGVYKVMLKGGVADARPFLRALSAPARKGGKEAASRDVDADLSFAILTGFNDEALTNATLKLSLRGDDLRQARIQGRLRGASVRVEVGRGERGGTPVLTAESTDAGAVLRFLDIYRRMQGGRLSLQTTMNDGPQAGAVQIRSFTLRDEPALGRIMAQGEPAPEDRGGRSPGRRPEANDVGFDRLTAEFVRTGTRIDFSDAAISGPAMGFTLGGWLDTGRNATDIRGTFVPLYGLNNVFSQVPIVGPLLGGGHNEGLFGINFSVTGPMSAPNVAVNPLSAIAPGFLRKLFGAGGDPSAAAAPRLNP